A section of the Marinimicrobium koreense genome encodes:
- a CDS encoding sulfotransferase family protein codes for MNRNYHFISGLPRSGSTLLAGILRQNPDFHAAMSSPVAALMNSCLEQIGAGSEFYAFFDRDKRKRLTEGIFEAYYSDKDEASTIFDTNRIWTARMHQLVELFPEFKMICCVRNPAWIMDSFERIYRKNPFDYSRMFNPASRMTVYSRCETLMQAGSAVGSAWTALKEAYYGEHSNRLLLVDYDLLATNPARTIELVYRFLSLPEHDHDFDNVEYEENEFDQTLGIDGLHRVKRKVEFTPRRSILPPDLFTKYSDMAFWKDQTGTESSIIAPKHTAEEPISLRSQP; via the coding sequence ATGAATCGAAACTACCATTTTATTTCGGGATTGCCTCGATCCGGCTCCACGCTGCTGGCCGGCATCCTTCGGCAGAACCCTGATTTCCACGCCGCCATGTCGAGTCCGGTGGCGGCCTTAATGAATTCCTGCCTGGAGCAGATAGGTGCCGGCAGCGAGTTCTATGCGTTTTTCGACAGAGACAAACGAAAACGCCTGACCGAAGGAATCTTCGAAGCCTACTACAGCGACAAGGACGAAGCTTCCACCATTTTCGACACCAACCGAATCTGGACAGCCCGGATGCATCAGCTTGTAGAACTCTTTCCTGAATTCAAAATGATCTGCTGCGTTCGCAACCCGGCGTGGATCATGGACAGCTTTGAACGTATTTACCGGAAGAATCCGTTTGACTACAGCCGAATGTTCAACCCCGCCTCACGCATGACCGTCTACAGCCGCTGCGAGACCCTAATGCAAGCGGGGAGCGCCGTTGGCAGTGCCTGGACGGCGCTGAAGGAGGCCTACTACGGTGAACACTCAAACCGGTTATTGCTGGTTGACTACGATTTATTAGCAACGAACCCGGCCCGCACTATTGAACTTGTCTATCGATTTCTCTCGCTACCAGAGCATGATCACGACTTCGACAACGTGGAATACGAGGAAAATGAATTCGATCAAACATTGGGCATCGACGGGCTTCACCGGGTGAAACGCAAAGTGGAATTCACACCCAGGCGAAGCATCCTGCCGCCCGATTTATTTACAAAATATAGCGATATGGCCTTCTGGAAAGACCAGACCGGAACGGAGTCCAGCATTATCGCACCCAAACACACAGCTGAAGAGCCTATCAGTCTGAGGAGCCAACCATGA
- a CDS encoding GNAT family N-acetyltransferase, with the protein MDKVTLPDGLGLRQATASDQPFIAALFHSTREAFYLADQDKDYIHHLIDQQLDIQTEAYGEQSPDAMTFIIDKSGTPIGRLVLDFGKNIAHIVDLSFIPEARGKGYGKAVIQAVQHIAQKQRLPVGLSVEHQNTRARKLYLSLGFSPYENSISHLFMLWYPGVG; encoded by the coding sequence ATGGATAAAGTCACATTGCCCGATGGTTTGGGGTTGCGTCAGGCAACCGCTTCCGATCAACCTTTTATTGCTGCATTGTTTCACTCCACCCGCGAGGCGTTTTACCTGGCTGATCAGGATAAGGACTATATTCACCACCTTATTGACCAGCAGCTCGACATTCAGACCGAGGCTTATGGCGAACAGTCGCCGGATGCCATGACTTTCATTATTGATAAGTCAGGAACGCCCATCGGGCGCCTGGTGTTGGACTTTGGCAAAAACATCGCCCATATTGTTGATCTGTCGTTTATTCCGGAGGCTCGGGGCAAAGGCTATGGCAAGGCGGTGATTCAGGCCGTCCAGCACATTGCCCAAAAGCAGCGGTTACCCGTCGGGTTGTCGGTCGAACATCAAAACACCCGAGCCCGGAAGTTGTATCTTTCGCTGGGCTTTTCTCCCTACGAAAACTCCATCAGCCACCTGTTTATGCTTTGGTACCCCGGAGTTGGATAG
- the metF gene encoding methylenetetrahydrofolate reductase [NAD(P)H]: MTDTDQPQLSFEFFPPKTDQGREKLLNVRKKLSEFAPDFFSVTYGAGGSTRDNTKGIVKHFKSEGVSVAPHLSFGGDDEATIIELIQEYKDAGIDRIVALRGDMPSGVGGGYQMVYANELVAFIRKHFGDHFHLEVAAYPEIHPQAKSYDDDVKFLKGKFDAGANSGITQYFYNPDAYFYFMDQCHKAGITQPIVPGIMPIISFKNLTRFSDACGAEIPRWMRKRLEAYGDDSDSIKAFGEELVTELCETLLENGAPGLHFYTMNQYQPSAQIVHNLGLQPE, translated from the coding sequence ATGACCGACACCGATCAACCCCAACTAAGTTTCGAATTCTTCCCCCCCAAAACCGACCAGGGCCGGGAAAAACTTCTGAACGTACGCAAGAAGCTCTCCGAGTTCGCCCCGGACTTTTTCTCCGTCACCTACGGCGCCGGCGGCTCCACTCGCGACAACACCAAAGGCATCGTCAAGCACTTCAAAAGTGAAGGCGTATCAGTGGCACCCCACCTGTCCTTTGGCGGTGATGACGAAGCCACTATCATCGAACTGATTCAGGAATACAAAGACGCGGGTATCGACCGCATCGTCGCCCTGCGCGGGGACATGCCCTCCGGCGTCGGCGGCGGCTACCAGATGGTATACGCCAATGAACTGGTGGCCTTTATCCGCAAGCACTTTGGCGATCACTTCCATCTGGAAGTGGCGGCCTACCCGGAAATCCACCCCCAGGCCAAGAGCTACGACGACGACGTCAAATTCCTGAAAGGCAAATTCGATGCGGGCGCCAACAGCGGTATTACCCAATACTTCTACAACCCGGACGCCTACTTCTACTTTATGGACCAGTGCCACAAGGCGGGCATCACCCAGCCCATCGTGCCCGGCATAATGCCCATCATCAGCTTCAAAAACCTGACCCGTTTTTCCGACGCCTGCGGCGCGGAGATTCCCCGCTGGATGCGCAAGCGCCTGGAAGCCTACGGCGATGACAGCGACAGCATCAAAGCGTTTGGCGAGGAGCTGGTCACTGAGCTGTGTGAGACGTTATTGGAAAACGGAGCGCCGGGTTTGCATTTTTATACGATGAACCAGTATCAGCCCAGCGCGCAGATTGTGCATAACCTCGGCCTGCAGCCGGAATAA
- a CDS encoding aspartyl/asparaginyl beta-hydroxylase domain-containing protein, whose product MACTPAISAVVESLQCPVQSVRLMRLKPGAIIKPHRDHQLSLEYGLARLHMPIVMEDDVQFVCNHNPVPMKPGELWYINVDKTHSVRNTGTTDRINLVIDCIANDWLKNKVLKG is encoded by the coding sequence ATGGCGTGCACGCCGGCTATTTCAGCCGTTGTTGAATCTTTGCAGTGCCCCGTTCAGTCCGTTCGGCTCATGCGTCTCAAGCCGGGCGCCATTATCAAGCCACATCGAGACCATCAATTAAGCCTGGAATACGGATTGGCACGCCTGCACATGCCGATCGTAATGGAGGACGATGTGCAGTTTGTATGCAACCATAACCCCGTCCCCATGAAGCCGGGAGAGCTCTGGTACATCAATGTCGACAAGACCCACAGTGTTCGCAACACGGGAACAACGGATCGAATCAACCTGGTGATCGACTGTATTGCCAACGACTGGTTGAAGAACAAGGTTCTCAAAGGTTAA
- a CDS encoding phage tail protein has protein sequence MSEPFIGQIQMFGFDFPPRGWSLCQGQLIAISQNTALFSLIGTNFGGDGRTTFGLPDMASRAPVGQSRGHTPPGLTPFRIGQHGGAQTHTMIETELARHTHQATFTSGGGNTEVKATTDEGDATTPSQGAYLSKTKATGGPQDQDENIYKSNPSDDSLVSLGGVSGGASGTVQVEAAGGGQPFSIQNPFLALNFSIALQGIFPSRN, from the coding sequence ATGTCAGAACCATTTATCGGTCAAATTCAGATGTTCGGCTTCGACTTTCCACCGCGCGGCTGGTCGCTGTGCCAAGGACAACTGATTGCCATTAGCCAGAATACGGCACTCTTTTCATTGATTGGCACAAACTTTGGCGGCGACGGCCGGACCACCTTTGGCCTTCCGGATATGGCCTCCAGGGCACCGGTCGGCCAGAGCCGCGGTCATACCCCACCCGGTTTGACGCCTTTTCGAATTGGCCAACATGGCGGTGCCCAAACGCACACCATGATCGAGACGGAATTGGCACGGCATACGCACCAGGCGACCTTTACGTCAGGCGGCGGCAATACCGAGGTTAAAGCGACGACAGATGAGGGCGATGCCACAACACCCAGCCAGGGAGCCTATTTATCCAAGACGAAAGCAACCGGTGGCCCCCAGGATCAGGATGAGAACATCTACAAATCCAATCCATCGGACGACTCGCTCGTCTCGCTGGGCGGAGTATCCGGTGGCGCCAGCGGTACGGTTCAAGTTGAAGCCGCAGGCGGTGGCCAACCGTTCAGCATACAAAACCCGTTCCTGGCCCTTAACTTCTCCATCGCACTTCAGGGTATTTTTCCTTCCCGGAACTGA
- a CDS encoding DUF6916 family protein, with amino-acid sequence MNELKYDTFKKLEGQQVEVCDANGQQVPMKVKTVDKYDMQSSQWLGWSMLLETDQPLSVADGSYQLKHPTIGEPLLHLSAKGEAYYEIVVTEACDAE; translated from the coding sequence ATGAATGAACTGAAATACGACACGTTTAAAAAGCTGGAGGGCCAGCAGGTCGAAGTGTGTGACGCCAACGGCCAACAGGTGCCGATGAAAGTGAAAACGGTGGACAAATACGACATGCAGTCCAGCCAGTGGCTGGGATGGAGCATGTTACTGGAGACCGACCAGCCCCTTTCAGTTGCCGATGGCTCCTACCAACTTAAGCATCCAACCATTGGCGAACCATTATTGCACCTATCCGCCAAAGGCGAAGCATACTATGAAATTGTTGTCACAGAGGCGTGTGACGCCGAGTGA